One genomic window of Diospyros lotus cultivar Yz01 chromosome 8, ASM1463336v1, whole genome shotgun sequence includes the following:
- the LOC127807481 gene encoding LOW QUALITY PROTEIN: protein STICHEL-like 3 (The sequence of the model RefSeq protein was modified relative to this genomic sequence to represent the inferred CDS: deleted 1 base in 1 codon): protein MTRAVRDRILKDVNGNISDHLRNHIHLTNCIHLKNHMHKQSPILADRSLMRDLVALQRSRSLRDPSASPPSWHSPSVIELLSRRYEKDSMMVNGRRSVGIERHADGRLVLGCSPLLDGLRRTEGSVGKLSGRNDRAAVMSENSSRSRVWQSRVDEPAQDGNGLTHGIILGNPNSKDEKMKQKGKHRVDDHLKTLSEQLNELRMDTDDIASFQIHVHSKHIQNEQTGEEAEASIRGYSNGLNKGKRRKFRATKRTRTLKAPRDSGAQNEMSVASNSLGQSSALPKYIEEGEEYDMQNVSKAPRNGCGIPWNWSRIHHRGKSFLDMAGRSFSCGLSDSKLKKGGPIPQGANVSNMPLMSDHSSVSTKSEAEAMPLLVEASGSQDTTDNAAWAHDYSGELGIYADNLLKQEIDSDLASEARSGDRLKLRRHQNGRHQNLTQKYMPRTFRDLVGQNLVAQALSNAVVRKKVGLLYVFYGPHGTGKSSCARIFARALNCQSLDQPKPCGFCSSCAAYDMGKSRNIREVGPVSTFDFKSIMDLLDSMIVSHLPSQYRVFIFDDCDTLSPDCWSAISKVIDRAPRRVVFVLVSSGLDVLPHIIISRCQKFFFPKLKDGDIIYALQRIARKEDLEIDKDALKLIASRSDGSLRDAEMTLEQLSLLGERISVVLVQELVGLISDEKLVDLLDLALSADIVSTVKNLREIMESGVEPLAFMSQLATVITDILAGSYDLKKERPRRKFFQRQALSKQDMEKLRQALKTLSEAEKQLRMSNDKLTWLTAALLQLAPDQQYMLPSSSADTSFIQSPLVPSSAAARERPRKINEELAGIPKTERGLPMHDIGIEKLQAGHSNDAYQRMKGNATDRRRLVASGIVPQQAFTLSADMDRTSGRTLSSGVQKQLEEIWLEVLERIQISSLKEFMYQEGKLISVNFGSAPTVQLMFSSQLTKLKAEKYRGHMLQAFESVLGSHLTIEIRCEFRKDARSGVDTNTGEGLSQAQLLQSASVGIGSDIVGVASHGEPKGSEHNDNNKQFDRRDLESAWTGEAEASQKKSTTASFEQSQSLSIVRSKVSLAHVIQQAEGSTQRNGWSKRRAVSIAEKLEQQNLKLEPRSRSLLCWKASRVTHRKLSSLKIRTRKPQTLLRYVSCGKCLSKSPR from the exons ATGACCAGGGCTGTTCGTGACAGGATATTAAAAGATGTGAATGGTAATATTAGTGATCATCTACGCAATCATATTCATTTGACAAATTGTATTCATCTAAAGAACCATATGCATAAGCAAAGTCCTATATTAGCTGATAGATCACTGATGAGGGACCTTGTTGCCCTTCAGAGATCGCGATCTCTCAGGGATCCTTCTGCAAGTCCACCCTCATGGCATTCTCCTTCGGTCATTGAACTTCTTTCTAGGAGGTATGAGAAGGATTCCATGATGGTTAATGGGAGACGGTCGGTTGGCATTGAACGCCATGCAGATGGTAGGTTGGTGTTGGGATGCTCACCACTCTTAGATGGCTTACGGAGAACAGAAGGTTCTGTTGGTAAGTTAAGTGGAAGAAATGATAGGGCTGCTGTAATGAGTGAAAACAGTAGTAGAAGTAGGGTTTGGCAAAGTAGAGTTGACGAGCCTGCACAAGATGGTAATGGTTTGACTCATGGTATTATTCTAGGGAACCCCAACTCTAAGGATGAGAAGATGAAACAAAAAGGGAAGCATAGAGTTGATGATCACCTGAAGACCCTTTCAGAACAGTTGAATGAGCTTCGAATGGACACTGATGATATAGCATCATTTCAAATCCATGTTCACAGTAAGCACATCCAAAATGAGCAAACTGGTGAGGAAGCTGAGGCTAGCATTCGTGGATACTCCAATGGACTGAATAAGGGAAAAAGGCGCAAATTTCGTGCCACAAAAAGAACTCGGACTCTTAAAGCACCAAGAGATTCTGGGGCTCAAAATGAAATGTCGGTTGCTTCAAATTCATTAGGTCAAAGTTCAGCACTTCCAAAGTACATCGAGGAAGGAGAAGAGTATGACATGCAGAATGTTTCAAAGGCTCCTAGAAACGGGTGTGGAATTCCTTGGAATTGGTCAAGAATTCATCACAGAGGAAAATCTTTCCTTGATATGGCTGGAAGGAGTTTTTCTTGTGGTTTGTCTGATTCTAAGTTAAAGAAAGGTGGTCCAATTCCTCAGGGGGCAAATGTTTCTAATATGCCTCTGATGTCTGACCACTCAAGTGTGTCTACTAAATCTGAAGCAGAAGCAATGCCTCTGCTGGTGGAGGCATCTGGATCTCAGGATACTACTGATAATGCTGCTTGGGCACATGACTATTCTGGGGAATTAGGTATCTATGCTGATAATCTATTAAAGCAAGAAATTGATTCTGACCTTGCTTCAGAAGCTAGATCTGGTGATCGGCTTAAGCTTAGAAGGCATCAGAATGGTAGGCACCAGAACCTGACTCAGAAATACATGCCAAGAACCTTCAGAGATTTAGTGGGGCAGAATTTGGTAGCACAAGCTCTTTCAAATGCTGTTGTTAGAAAGAAGGTTGGCTTATTATATGTGTTTTATGGACCTCATGGCACGGGAAAATCCTCTTGTGCACGCATATTTGCCAGAGCTTTAAATTGCCAGTCTTTGGACCAACCTAAACCTTGTGGGTTCTGCAGTTCTTGTGCTGCATATGACATGGGTAAGAGCCGAAATATAAGGGAAGTAGGCCCAGTCAGTACTTTCGACTTCAAAAGCATTATGGATTTACTTGACAGTATGATTGTTTCTCACTTGCCATCTCAATACAGAGTGTTCATTTTTGATGATTGTGATACTCTATCTCCTGATTGCTGGAGTGCTATATCAAAGGTCATTGATCGAGCACCTAGGCGTGTGGTTTTTGTCCTTGTGAGTTCA GGTCTAGATGTTTTGCCTCATATAATCATATCCAGGTGCCAGAAATtcttttttccaaaattgaaagATGGGGATATTATCTATGCTTTGCAACGGATTGCAAGGAAAGAAGATCTTGAAATTGATAAGGATGCACTTAAACTAATTGCATCCAGGtcagatggatctttgagagaTGCTGAGATGACTCTTGAGCAATTGAGCTTGCTTGGGGAAAGGATCTCTGTTGTCCTGGTTCAGGAACTG GTTGGACTTATCTCTGATGAGAAATTGGTAGATCTTCTTGATTTAGCATTATCTGCTGATATTGTTAGCACTGTGAAGAATCTGAGAGAGATAATGGAATCTGGTGTTGAGCCATTAGCTTTTATGTCACAGCTTGCTACAGTGATCACTGATATACTGGCTGGTAGCTATGATTTGAAAAAGGAAAGGCCTAGAAGGAAGTTCTTTCAAAGACAAGCTT TATCCAAACAAGATATGGAAAAACTACGTCAAGCTCTGAAAACATTATCTGAGGCAGAAAAGCAGTTGAGAATGTCAAATGACAAATTAACATGGCTAACGGCTGCCTTACTGCAACTTGCTCCTGATCAGCAGTATATGTTGCCCAGTTCTTCTGCTGACACTAGTTTCATTCAATCTCCATTAGTACCAAGCAGTGCTGCTGCAAGAGAGAGGCCCAGGAAGATCAATGAAGAGCTTGCTGGGATCCCTAAAACCGAGAGAGGATTGCCAATGCATGATATCGGGATAGAAAAACTTCAAGCTGGACATTCTAATGATGCTTATCAAAGGATGAAAGGTAATGCTACAGATAGGAGAAGACTTGTTGCATCTGGGATTGTTCCCCAACAGGCATTCACACTATCTGCTGATATGGATAGAACAAGTGGCAGGACATTGTCCTCTGGAGTCCAGAAGCAACTTGAAGAAATTTGGTTAGAGGTGCTTGAAAGGATTCAAATTAGCAGCTTAAAAGAGTTTATGTACCAAGAAGGGAAGCTAATTTCAGTCAATTTTGGTTCAG CACCAACTGTTCAGTTGATGTTTAGTTCGCAACTAACAAAATTGAAGGCGGAGAAGTACAGGGGGCACATGTTACAAGCATTTGAGTCTGTTCTTGGGTCCCATCTGACAATTGAAATAAGATGTGAATTCAGGAAAGATGCAAGGTCCGGGGTTGATACGAATACAGGGGAAGGTTTAAGTCAAGCTCAGTTGTTGCAGTCTGCCTCAGTTGGAATTGGGAGTGACATTGTTGGAGTTGCTTCTCATGGAGAACCAAAAGGTAGTGAGCATAATGATaacaacaaacaatttgatagAAGAGATCTGGAAAGTGCTTGGACAGGAGAAGCAGAAGCTTCGCAGAAGAAGTCTACTACAGCTTCTTTTGAACAAAGTCAGAGCCTGAGCATTGTGAGAAGCAAGGTGTCCCTTGCACATGTAATTCAGCAGGCTGAAGGGAGCACACAACGAAATGGATGGTCAAAACGCAGAGCAGTTTCTATTGCTGAAAAGCTTGAACAGCAGAATCT GAAACTGGAACCCAGATCAAGAAGCTTGCTTTGCTGGAAGGCATCTAGAGTAACTCATCGGAAG TTGTCGAGTTTAAAGATTCGAACGAGGAAGCCACAAACTTTGCTGAGATATGTCTCCTGTGGAAAGTGTCTTTCTAAGTCTCCAAGGTAG